A genome region from Geminicoccus roseus DSM 18922 includes the following:
- a CDS encoding uracil-DNA glycosylase, with product MRAVPPADCPLCPRLAAFRAANRAKFPGWHHAPVPSFGPADARLLIVGLAPGLRGANRTGRPFTGDFAGDVLYAALARHGLAAGEYRADPADGFRLVGSRVTNAARCVPPENKPTPAEVATCRRFLVDELTVPPRPRVVLVLGRIAHESTVRALGRKPSELPFGHGAVHQVDEGTRLVCSYHTSRYNVQTNRLTYPMVEEIVRTVAALSSESG from the coding sequence GTGCGTGCCGTGCCGCCGGCGGATTGTCCGCTCTGCCCGCGGCTGGCCGCGTTCCGGGCTGCCAACCGGGCGAAGTTTCCCGGCTGGCACCATGCGCCGGTGCCCTCCTTCGGTCCGGCCGATGCCCGCCTCCTGATCGTGGGGCTGGCACCCGGGCTGCGCGGCGCCAACCGCACCGGGCGCCCGTTCACCGGCGACTTTGCCGGCGACGTCCTCTATGCGGCGCTGGCCAGGCATGGCCTGGCGGCGGGCGAGTACCGGGCGGACCCGGCCGACGGCTTCCGTCTGGTCGGCAGCCGGGTCACCAACGCCGCACGCTGCGTGCCCCCTGAGAACAAGCCGACCCCGGCCGAGGTGGCGACCTGCCGGCGCTTCCTGGTCGACGAGCTGACTGTTCCGCCGCGGCCCCGGGTCGTGCTGGTGCTGGGCCGGATTGCCCACGAATCGACGGTGCGCGCCCTTGGCCGCAAGCCGTCGGAACTGCCGTTCGGCCACGGGGCGGTCCACCAGGTCGACGAGGGTACCCGGCTGGTCTGCAGCTACCACACCTCGCGCTACAACGTGCAGACCAACCGGCTCACCTACCCGATGGTCGAG
- a CDS encoding LabA-like NYN domain-containing protein gives MGLLPSDILHPDDRTSLFIDGANLYQAARALAFDIDYKRLLRTFNLSCRFVRAYYYTALLDEQEYSPIRPLVDWLDYNGYTMVTKPLKEYTQSTGRRKYKGNMDVDIAVDIMEQSHFLDHIVLISGDGDFRRLVDAVQRRGKRVTVISTIKIQPPLIADELRRQADFFVDLADLMPLIARETHRPMSADDHDLDNEVGEDEQDDEQVES, from the coding sequence ATGGGGCTCCTGCCCTCTGATATCCTTCACCCAGACGATCGGACCTCGCTGTTCATCGACGGGGCCAACCTGTACCAAGCCGCACGCGCCCTCGCGTTCGATATCGACTACAAGAGGTTGTTGCGCACGTTCAATCTGTCCTGCCGATTCGTGCGGGCCTATTATTACACGGCTCTCCTGGACGAACAGGAGTACTCCCCGATCCGGCCGCTCGTCGACTGGCTGGACTACAACGGCTACACCATGGTGACCAAGCCGTTGAAGGAGTACACCCAGAGCACCGGCCGCCGGAAGTACAAGGGCAACATGGATGTCGACATCGCGGTCGACATCATGGAACAGTCGCATTTCCTGGACCACATCGTCCTGATCTCCGGCGACGGCGATTTCCGGCGCCTGGTCGACGCGGTCCAGCGGCGCGGCAAGCGCGTCACCGTGATCTCCACCATCAAGATCCAGCCGCCGCTGATCGCCGATGAGTTGCGCCGCCAGGCCGACTTTTTCGTCGATCTGGCCGATCTGATGCCGCTGATCGCCCGGGAAACCCACCGGCCGATGTCCGCCGACGACCATGACCTCGACAATGAGGTCGGCGAGGACGAGCAGGACGACGAGCAGGTCGAGAGCTGA
- the rpoZ gene encoding DNA-directed RNA polymerase subunit omega, translated as MARITVEDCVERVPSRFELVMLAAQRARDVSAGAALTLDRDNDKNPVVALREIAEDKVELDHLRYEMIHGLRRHAEVGSEEPESLQDELDALMPAPDLGQIGQMPEDVSYQDQDIVEDEGFDR; from the coding sequence ATGGCCCGCATCACCGTCGAGGACTGCGTTGAGCGCGTCCCGAGCCGGTTCGAACTCGTCATGCTCGCAGCGCAGCGTGCGCGCGACGTGTCGGCCGGCGCCGCTCTCACCCTCGACCGCGACAACGACAAGAACCCTGTCGTGGCGCTGCGCGAGATCGCCGAGGACAAGGTCGAGCTGGACCATCTGCGCTACGAGATGATCCACGGCCTGCGTCGCCATGCCGAGGTCGGCAGCGAGGAGCCGGAGAGCCTGCAGGACGAGCTCGACGCGCTCATGCCTGCCCCGGATCTCGGCCAGATCGGCCAGATGCCGGAAGACGTGTCCTACCAGGACCAGGACATCGTCGAGGACGAGGGCTTCGATCGCTGA
- a CDS encoding RelA/SpoT family protein produces MLRQYELVDLVRAYDPNVDEELLDRAYVFTMRAHGSQLRASGDPYYHHPVEVAGILAGLKLDTASIATGLLHDTVEDTGTTNAELAKLFGKEVARLVEGVTKLNKIELQSAETAQAENFRKLLLAMSEDIRVLLVKLADRLHNMRTLHFIKNDERRKRIARETIEIYAPLAERIGMESMKGELEDLAFAALWPEHREGVLHRLDTLRQGDEGLIERICTSLRETLHKEGIEAEITGRVKSPYSIWRKMQNKNVSFEQLSDLMAFRVIVGTVGECYASLGIIHGKWQTLPGRFKDYISLPKPNGYRSLHTTILGPEGRKVEIQIRTTEMHEVAELGVAAHWAYKDGERPRDGRQFRWLRSLLEILEHASDPEEFLEHTKLEMFQDQAFCFTPKGQLISLPRGATPVDFAYAVHSQIGDSCVGAKVDGRIVQLRTQLKNGDQVQIITAKGATPSPAWERFVVTGKARSRIRRFLRQQRRSEFIELGKDQVVKLAEREHLPFSEKHLDKARQALSLKSVEDLLVAVGDGTLHAKSVVDAVRSELQPAPVQEETLQPHRSKGVPIDQTEHAGPIRGLPTGVAFHFAGCCHPVPGDPIVGVVRTGKGIAIHRLECRTVAAEDHAGLMTLGWNGRLADATAPARLAVMVTNKPGALGTVSTVIGKQGGNITDVRMNRKDEELFEIVLDVEVQSREQLDQIQAALRSSAIVNGVDRLLIG; encoded by the coding sequence ATCCTCCGCCAGTACGAGCTGGTCGACCTGGTCCGGGCCTACGACCCGAACGTCGACGAGGAGCTGCTGGACCGCGCCTACGTGTTCACCATGCGGGCGCACGGCTCGCAGCTGCGCGCGTCGGGCGACCCCTATTACCACCACCCTGTCGAGGTCGCCGGCATCCTGGCCGGGCTGAAGCTCGACACCGCCTCGATCGCCACCGGCCTGCTCCACGACACCGTGGAGGACACCGGCACCACCAATGCCGAGCTGGCCAAGCTGTTCGGCAAGGAGGTGGCGCGCCTGGTCGAGGGGGTGACCAAGCTCAACAAGATCGAGCTGCAGTCGGCCGAGACCGCGCAGGCCGAGAATTTCCGCAAGCTGCTCCTCGCCATGAGCGAGGATATCCGGGTGCTGCTGGTCAAGCTGGCCGACCGGCTGCACAACATGCGCACGCTGCACTTCATCAAGAACGATGAGCGGCGCAAGCGGATCGCGCGGGAGACCATCGAGATCTATGCGCCGCTCGCCGAGCGGATCGGCATGGAATCGATGAAGGGCGAGCTGGAGGACCTGGCGTTCGCCGCCTTGTGGCCCGAGCATCGCGAAGGGGTGCTGCACCGCCTGGACACGCTGCGCCAGGGCGATGAGGGCCTGATCGAGCGGATCTGCACCTCCCTGCGCGAGACCCTGCACAAGGAAGGCATCGAGGCCGAGATCACCGGGCGGGTGAAGTCGCCCTACTCGATCTGGCGCAAGATGCAGAACAAGAACGTCAGCTTCGAGCAGCTCTCGGACCTGATGGCGTTCCGGGTGATCGTGGGCACGGTCGGCGAGTGCTACGCCTCGCTCGGCATCATCCACGGCAAGTGGCAGACCCTGCCCGGGCGGTTCAAGGACTATATCAGCCTGCCCAAGCCGAACGGCTACCGCTCGCTGCACACCACGATCCTGGGGCCGGAAGGACGCAAGGTCGAGATCCAGATCCGCACCACCGAGATGCACGAGGTGGCGGAGCTCGGCGTGGCGGCGCACTGGGCCTACAAGGACGGCGAGCGGCCGCGCGACGGGCGGCAGTTCCGCTGGCTGCGCTCGCTGCTCGAGATCCTGGAGCATGCCAGCGACCCGGAGGAGTTCCTCGAGCACACCAAGCTCGAGATGTTCCAGGACCAGGCGTTCTGCTTCACGCCCAAGGGCCAGCTGATCAGCCTGCCGCGTGGCGCTACCCCGGTGGACTTCGCCTATGCGGTCCATTCCCAGATCGGCGATTCCTGCGTGGGCGCCAAGGTCGACGGGCGGATCGTGCAGCTGCGCACCCAGCTGAAAAACGGCGACCAGGTCCAGATCATCACCGCCAAGGGCGCCACGCCCTCGCCGGCCTGGGAGCGGTTTGTCGTCACCGGCAAGGCGCGCTCGCGGATCCGCCGGTTCCTGCGCCAGCAGCGCCGCTCGGAGTTCATCGAGCTGGGCAAGGACCAGGTGGTCAAGCTGGCCGAGCGCGAGCACCTGCCGTTCAGCGAGAAGCACCTGGACAAGGCCCGCCAGGCTTTGTCGCTGAAAAGCGTCGAGGACCTGCTGGTCGCGGTGGGCGACGGCACGCTCCATGCCAAGAGCGTGGTCGACGCGGTGCGCAGCGAGCTGCAGCCGGCGCCGGTGCAGGAAGAGACCCTGCAGCCGCACCGCTCCAAGGGCGTGCCGATCGACCAGACCGAGCATGCCGGGCCGATCCGCGGCCTGCCGACCGGGGTGGCGTTCCATTTCGCCGGCTGCTGCCACCCGGTGCCGGGCGACCCGATCGTGGGCGTGGTGCGGACCGGCAAGGGGATCGCGATCCACCGGCTGGAATGCCGGACGGTGGCGGCCGAGGACCATGCCGGCCTGATGACGCTCGGCTGGAACGGCCGCCTCGCCGATGCCACCGCCCCCGCCCGCCTAGCGGTAATGGTGACCAACAAGCCGGGTGCCCTCGGCACGGTCAGCACGGTGATCGGCAAGCAGGGCGGCAACATCACCGACGTGCGGATGAACCGCAAGGACGAGGAGCTGTTCGAGATCGTGCTGGACGTCGAGGTCCAGTCGCGCGAGCAGCTCGACCAGATCCAGGCGGCGCTGCGCTCCAGCGCCATCGTCAACGGCGTGGACCGCCTGCTGATCGGCTGA